The window ttagagATACATTTACTACATTGCTTTTCTAACTCGCAGCATTAAAATACTATATAGTATATCAAATGAcgataggaataaaaaaattttgacctttgaattttttttccatcCACAGGGTTTTCCATTTGACGACGACAGTTTTGGTCGACGCAGCGACATCCGGGCCCACCTGGACGACCTAGCAGCCCGGCATCCGGAGTTCGCGGACCACCTGCTCGGCCCCCCCTGGGGTGATATACCCTTCCAAGGCTCTTTCCGCAACCGAAATCGTGGCTCTGGCAACGGTGGCCACAGCTACCAGCAGCAGCAGGGTTATTCGGACGAGGACGCGAGGAGCCAAGCGAGTGGAAGCAGCGCGACCAGCGGGGCGAGCGGCAGCTCTCACGGCGAGGCAGAAAGCAATCAGAATCAGCAGTCGCAAACATCCGAGCAGACACCCAAAAAGAATCAGATACCTCAGTACGGCTTGCGTAATACGGTGGATATAGGACAACACCATCATAACATGGAGAACACGGACAAAGGAAATCGCGGACAGCGTTCGATGTCAGCTCCGCCAGAGAACAGACAATCGTTCGCTCAGCCACAGCCTCAGCCGCAGGAACAACAGAGCCAACAGCCTTCTGGACAGAGGTACGTCTCCAGGATAGACATAACACCGCAGCACAATCAAGCTCCGCAACAGCAACCACAGCAACAgccacagcagcagcagcagcagcagccacAGAAACCTCAACAGCAAGGCAACGTCAGGCATATACCTATCTTTGTAGAGGGTAGAGACGAGCCCGTGCTGCCAAGGAGTTTCGACGAACCACCGAATTTCCGGAGAGAGCCATCTCCCACACAGTTCCACACTCCACCTCACTTCCAGAGGTCGGCCCCGTTCGGGGATGTTTTCGGTGGAAGACACCAGTGGTCTCCGCACTTCCAGGACACTTTCTACCAGCAACCAAGCTCGTTCGAGCATCCCTCGCGCAGACAACAGCAGCCTCCAACTTTCCAGCAGCCTAAGAAGCCTCAGCAACAGCAGTACGAACAAccgaagcagcagcagcaaaaGCCCCAGCAACAATCTCAGCCTCAGCCTCAGCAGCAGCAAGAACCTCCACCAAAACCTAAGCCCACTCTTCCAAAGGATCCTCTGGAGAGGGTAGCCTTAATTCAGAAAGACATAGACTCCTTGGCGGAACAGGTTAAACAGTACACCGGAAATTCAAGGACGGATAAACATTATATGTATCTGGATGAAATGCTGACGAGGGAGTTGATTAAATTAGATGACATAGAAACAGAAGGTAGAGACAACGTCAGACAAGCAAGGAAGAACGCCATTAAAACTATACAAGAGACTATCAGCTTGCTCGAATCCAGGGCGCCTCTTCCAACGCAGCAGACCTCTACAGAggagaaaaaggaggaagaggaaCATGTTTCTAATGACCCTGAGAAGGTTGGACAGAGCGCTGAGTCTATGGACGTTGAACAGAAATCAGAGAATCAAGAGGCTGGTAAAGCTGAGAAGACTGAGGCTGCAGAAAGtgagaagaaggaagagaatCAGTCCAAAGAACCCATACCTTTACCTCCCTGTCCATCGACCGAGGGAAAGCCTGAAGAGACTAAAGAGTCTCCTGCGAACGTTCCCAACGACCAGGCGGCGAATCAGCAACAAGAGACTAGTCAGACTTCTGGCGATGCCATGGACACGACTTCGGACTTGAAGTCCAAGCCAGCAGAAGCGCAACCAAACACGGAGAACGTGGAGGAGAAGAAAGCAGACACTGTTGACGAACAGAAGAAACCAGAGAGTGTAGTTGAACAGAAAGCAGAAGAGAAACCAGCCAAGGGAAAGAAGAAGGATGCGTCCGAGAAGACGGAAAATAAGAAAGAAGAGAACAAGATGGAGGTAGACAGTGAAGTTAAACAATCACCGAAGACACAGAAGAAGGgcaagaagacgaagaagcagGCTGCAGTCTCCGATAAAGCTATACCCTTGCCAGCACCGGAAGACACTGCTGCGAGCGCAAAGTAAATCTTCAGAAACCTGAAGGTGGAAAATAAAGAACTGTCTGGTGCACCGAGAGATACGCGAATCTTCTGGCTTCGTGGGAGAGAGAACCACTTCCTAATGCAGAGGCAAATAATGTTTAGGCAGTTTCTTACCTAGTATGTCGTTGCCTCTGGTGGTTGCTGTTTTCTCGTTTCCCAATTTATTTCTTGGTGTCGGATCGAAAGCGTCGTGGATCGACGCGTGTTTGCACAATCGTTGTGGAAACGAGAGAACGGGAGCATTGTTTCTTTTGTTCAATTTCGTTGATTGCTCGCATCGTGAGCCTGACTGTGGTTAGACCATACTTACGTTAGAGTTTCATCGAGGCATAGGCTGTTTGAACAACAAATACATTGAGCTGCTTCTGATTGTAAACTATGTCCtttaagaattttatttgaaacttttttattgtaaGCATTGACGCAGTGAGAATGGCTGTGCGTAGAATGCCAGTTTGTATAACAATCATTTAACTACAGCATGATATATGCTAGTTTACAATTATTGGTATGTACCAATAATAC of the Osmia lignaria lignaria isolate PbOS001 chromosome 7, iyOsmLign1, whole genome shotgun sequence genome contains:
- the stv gene encoding BAG domain-containing protein starvin isoform X2 — translated: MDSPVIVDKASEFGEPIDLDRPFPGFPFDDDSFGRRSDIRAHLDDLAARHPEFADHLLGPPWGDIPFQGSFRNRNRGSGNGGHSYQQQQGYSDEDARSQASGSSATSGASGSSHGEAESNQNQQSQTSEQTPKKNQIPQYGLRNTVDIGQHHHNMENTDKGNRGQRSMSAPPENRQSFAQPQPQPQEQQSQQPSGQRYVSRIDITPQHNQAPQQQPQQQPQQQQQQQPQKPQQQGNVRHIPIFVEGRDEPVLPRSFDEPPNFRREPSPTQFHTPPHFQRSAPFGDVFGGRHQWSPHFQDTFYQQPSSFEHPSRRQQQPPTFQQPKKPQQQQYEQPKQQQQKPQQQSQPQPQQQQEPPPKPKPTLPKDPLERVALIQKDIDSLAEQVKQYTGNSRTDKHYMYLDEMLTRELIKLDDIETEGRDNVRQARKNAIKTIQETISLLESRAPLPTQQTSTEEKKEEEEHVSNDPEKVGQSAESMDVEQKSENQEAGKAEKTEAAESEKKEENQSKEPIPLPPCPSTEGKPEETKESPANVPNDQAANQQQETSQTSGDAMDTTSDLKSKPAEAQPNTENVEEKKADTVDEQKKPESVVEQKAEEKPAKGKKKDASEKTENKKEENKMEVDSEVKQSPKTQKKGKKTKKQAAVSDKAIPLPAPEDTAASAK
- the stv gene encoding BAG domain-containing protein starvin isoform X1, with the protein product MSFYFRDKPKFSDRLRGKSGDELLQEIKQQFDEDSKSFFEPTTRSGRDPFERHSSFSRGFPFDDDSFGRRSDIRAHLDDLAARHPEFADHLLGPPWGDIPFQGSFRNRNRGSGNGGHSYQQQQGYSDEDARSQASGSSATSGASGSSHGEAESNQNQQSQTSEQTPKKNQIPQYGLRNTVDIGQHHHNMENTDKGNRGQRSMSAPPENRQSFAQPQPQPQEQQSQQPSGQRYVSRIDITPQHNQAPQQQPQQQPQQQQQQQPQKPQQQGNVRHIPIFVEGRDEPVLPRSFDEPPNFRREPSPTQFHTPPHFQRSAPFGDVFGGRHQWSPHFQDTFYQQPSSFEHPSRRQQQPPTFQQPKKPQQQQYEQPKQQQQKPQQQSQPQPQQQQEPPPKPKPTLPKDPLERVALIQKDIDSLAEQVKQYTGNSRTDKHYMYLDEMLTRELIKLDDIETEGRDNVRQARKNAIKTIQETISLLESRAPLPTQQTSTEEKKEEEEHVSNDPEKVGQSAESMDVEQKSENQEAGKAEKTEAAESEKKEENQSKEPIPLPPCPSTEGKPEETKESPANVPNDQAANQQQETSQTSGDAMDTTSDLKSKPAEAQPNTENVEEKKADTVDEQKKPESVVEQKAEEKPAKGKKKDASEKTENKKEENKMEVDSEVKQSPKTQKKGKKTKKQAAVSDKAIPLPAPEDTAASAK